The Porites lutea chromosome 7, jaPorLute2.1, whole genome shotgun sequence genome includes the window CaggtaaataaatatatacagtgAAATCTACTTacaaccaaaaaaatatatacaaaggCGAAAAATATATACAAGGACCAAGATTTCTAGAACgttcttaaaaaaatttctgaagATTTCTTCAAAGCGAACCCGAAACAATGAAGAGAAAAACTATATTCAAGTGTTTCAGCACGCGGTGATAAAAAAGCAGTTTACAGATTGGTTAGGACAAGATCCCTGGGGGATTTTGGCGTGACTTCAATTCAGAAGTTAAAGGAAGCATTGTTCTCACGCTTTAAAGTCCACTACATGCAAAACACTTCTCCCTTTCCGGTTTTTGGCGATCATGGACATTTACAAAACGCATTGCGACTCATGTCCAGCTATCTTCAATACAACAACTGCGCTGCTACGACACAGAAATGCAAAGCATGCAGAAGCAAAATCAATCAAATCGTTACCGTTTTACAGTGGTGAGGGAATTGAACTTAGCCTACCATCATGTCACTGGAAAGGAAGAAGACCCGTAAACTACAAACAATGGCTCGGCGGTGTTGTGGATAGCATAAATTCCTGTCTGCACCCCAAAGCACCAGGTACGTAATGACCATGAAATAAACGCAAGGGTTATGGGTGGGGTGAACAAATTGGTTTGACTCGGCAATCTAAAACACTAAATAAATGGATGTTTGCTTCGAGCTAGTGACAAGAATATTTATTGTTACAGTAGTGTTTCACCTAATCCTTTGACGcaatatttcatttatttgtttttgaagggAAATGGTGCCGAGTAGAAAGGTTTCATGTGCCAAAAGAGTACGTCGAGATTTTGCTGGCGGACATGCCGAATGCCTTTATTAACAAGGCAAGAGAAAAGAGGCATTTGCGGCCCCCTGTATGGAGGGAGGCATCGAAAGTCCTTCATTATAGAGACTTTCACATGGCAGACTTTGTTAGTGCCTTGGGTGATCGCAGCGGAATACCTCTGAACGTAAATAAGAAGTACGCAGGCGACGTGGAGGTAGAAGAAACAAGTCGCCCACTCACTGGAAGGGAAGCCTTGGAGGCAGCCAAATCGAGAGCCAAAGGAGGAGGAAAAGGCCGTCAGTCTCCCACCATGCAACTACAAGTCATTGTTGGGCGGGGAGAGGGAAGAGCGACGCGCGAATTCGAAATTATTTGGTGGCCAGAACTTTTCTCCAACACTAACCACGGAAAACTTACATTAAGATTTTATgtttcaaaagttttgttttgatttaatttGATTTCCATTCTTCAAAGTAAGGAGTAGCTGTACACGTTGTAATTGTGAACTGATAATTTCGAAACCGCTGTTGCAAGATAAATTCTCTctacctgggccgggttgttcgaagctgagttaaggtaacccagggttagtgcgcaatttgaactcagatatgagagcttaaaaagcaaattcagttaaaTTCTCTTTTCCTACAATTTGacgattggatactctaaaaagaatagaaaaaaatatccgAGAGAGTGCTTAACGAACCTCGGGTTAAAGTTTAACCCTGCGTTAGCGgtaaccggcgttcgaacaactgggcccgaGGTACATACCTGTATAGCATACATAACGTGGTTATCCCAAACGTGGTTACTGTGGGTTAACCACCACACTGAACTTAGTGATTGACTTTCCCTCAAGTGGTGGCCGTTAAAGGAGCCGTTGTGTAAATGCCTGTGGAGTGCAATGCCAAGGGTCTGACCCACACTAGGACTTTGCTACCTGCCGTGTGCAATGCAGGGATGTAAGTAATTACCTCTTCGTTTGTTTTGCTCCATTTCTCTTGTCGTCTTTGAAGATTATCCACACGAGTTTGCTCTATAAGTACATGTGGCGCCATGTGCTTCTACTTTGTGGCAGCTTCAGCTGAATAAACGTTTAAAGAGAAACAGGAAAATGTTAGTTATCTGAGTTCTTAACCAATGACTGAAAATGAAACGAAGTCCAATAAGGACTGACTATTCAAGAGAGACAGAACAGAATAAGaagttaaagttttaaaagaattaattctgccttcagataacaacagcccataaatggactgactacccaagagaaacagaaccagttagtaacaaaaaaaaaaaaatgataaaaattaggttctgccatcagataacaacagcccataaatggactgactacccaagagaaacagaaccagttagtacaaaaaaaaaataatgataaaagttaggttctgtcatcagataacaacagtccataaatgaactgactacccaagagaaacagaaccagttagtacaacaaaataaaaataaaaaaagttaggttctgtcatcagataacaacagcccataaatgaactgactacccaagagaaacagaaccagtaagtacaaaaaaaaaataacaataaaaaagttaagttctgtcatcagataacaacagcccataaatggACTGACTAGAGCTAATTAGTACAAAAATTATAATCTTTAATAATGCTATTTTTAAATTGAAGTGACTAAAAAACAGAAATATCTCAATGTATTTGGGAATGATTTGACTAAAACAAACTTACCTCAGATCAAATATAACAATATCTAACTTAAGTCCGTTTTAGTCTGACCTCTACCTTAAAGAAAAATAGCACAACAGTAAGTGCTGTTATTTTCCGTTAGAATTACTCCAGGTCATTGAGGTACTCAAGCCACCTCACCACGTCAAGGTACGGACcaagagatggaaaaaagggGAGTGCAGTTATGCCTTCAGATAACAA containing:
- the LOC140943362 gene encoding uncharacterized protein, whose translation is MDIYKTHCDSCPAIFNTTTALLRHRNAKHAEAKSIKSLPFYSGEGIELSLPSCHWKGRRPVNYKQWLGGVVDSINSCLHPKAPGKWCRVERFHVPKEYVEILLADMPNAFINKAREKRHLRPPVWREASKVLHYRDFHMADFVSALGDRSGIPLNVNKKYAGDVEVEETSRPLTGREALEAAKSRAKGGGKGRQSPTMQLQVIVGRGEGRATREFEIIWWPELFSNTNHGKLTLRFYVSKVLF